The Antedon mediterranea chromosome 11, ecAntMedi1.1, whole genome shotgun sequence genome window below encodes:
- the LOC140062589 gene encoding dynein axonemal assembly factor 11-like yields the protein MIVTEDLLRRRAEHNNMELSTLEEISLHQQDIEKIELLDKVCRNLKIVYLQSNLIPKIENVKRLKQLEYLNLALNNIERIENLEGCESLKKLDLTINFVGELTSIDCLKQNYNLEELFLTGNPCVDFDGYREYVTATLSQLKRLDGNEIEKSARIKAVQDYPVIRASILMQQEEYCQKREREKREEIEKQTKKSNKKPGFDGRWYTDIDAQSKEQDVEEEDKTENDKNDQENSKFWEEKVAFTPESRKEVHEHVKKQREKEDIKRNGPEPKKRVVRLVGDDGRILNVNEAKLDFTLGDSEDGSCVVLDVGCYKYLDTSLLDADVQPHYVKVTVKGKVLQVVLSEEVKPDSSTAKRSQTTGHLVIEMPKLYPRKPLKLSLNEDKNKENIEKKKRNEIEHLEVDPTAAKKIDLLVTKTKTMSTNGLGPYTGKRTQATERPNSHDFVDDPDVPPLI from the exons ATGATAGTCACTGAAGATCTGTTGAGGCGTCGTGCAGAGCACAATAATATGGAGTTGTCTACTTTGGAAGAAATCTCCCTACATCAACAAGACATTGAAAA gattgAATTGCTTGATAAAGTTTGTAGGAACCTGAAGATTGTTTACCTACAAAGTAACCTGATCCCAAAAATag agaaTGTGAAACGATTAAAGCAATTGGAATACCTAAATCTTGCTTTAAATAACATTGAAAGAATAGAGAATCTTGAAG GTTGTGAGTCGTTAAAGAAATTGGATTTGACCATTAATTTTGTAGGGGAGTTAACAAGTATAGATTGTCTAAAACAGAACTATAATTTAGAGGAATT GTTCTTAACTGGAAACCCATGTGTTGATTTTGATGGTTATCGTGAATACGTGACTGCAACATTATCACAACTGAAG CGACTTGATGGTAATGAGATTGAGAAATCAGCAAGAATCAAGGCGGTCCAGGATTATCCAGTGATCAGAGCTAGTATACTTATGCAACAAGAAGAATACTGTCAAAAAAGG GAAAGAGAAAAAAGAGAAGAAATTGAAAAACAGACAAAGAAATCAAACAAGAAGCCAGGATTTGATGGTAGATGGTATACAGATATAGATGCACAAAG TAAAGAACAAGATGTGGAAGAGGAAGATAAAACAGAGAATGATAAGAATGATCAGGAAAATAGCAA atTTTGGGAGGAAAAAGTAGCCTTTACTCCAGAGTCCAGAAAAGAAGTTCATGAGCATGTAAAAAAACAACGAGAAAAGGAAGATATTAAAAG aaatgGTCCTGAACCAAAGAAACGTGTGGTACGATTAGTTGGAGACGACGGTAGAATATTGAATGTAAATGAAGCAAA attggATTTTACATTAGGAGATAGTGAAGACGGCAGTTGTGTGGTTCTAGATGTTGGATGCTATAAATACTTAGACACTTCATTATTGGATGCTGATGTTCAACCACATTATGTCAAAGTTACTGTTAAAGGGAAG gtaTTGCAAGTTGTTTTATCAGAGGAAGTTAAACCAGATTCAAGTACAGCAAAAAGGTCACAGACTACAGGTCACCTTGTCATTGAGATGCCAAAA CTTTATCCAAGGAAACCTTTGAAACTATCACTAAACGAAGATAAAAATAAggaaaacattgaaaaaaagaaaag aAATGAAATAGAACACCTGGAAGTTGATCCAACAGCAGCAAAGAAAATTGATCTACTGGTCACTAAAACTAAGACAATGTCCACTAATGGACTTGGACCATATACTGGTAAACGTACACAAGCAACTGAACGTCCAAACAGTCACGATTTTGTCGATGATCCTGATGTACCTCCGTTAATATGA
- the LOC140062043 gene encoding uncharacterized protein: MAAHMFIIKFPVENNGKQKDNKDKTQNGQAEKTDEKSFVAHDNVTQILKTVLPSIGIKKQVTTISENKLWVQMTFICSTAELTEKALNSLSEQGIGKNFQSSLSVIPVPIHIADNSVTGSQEDLTHKKDETQKDKKVKNFVKSIRSRLIVAQVVEEVKSSSNLTFDFVLLIILASLISAIGLSENSSVILVASMLISPLMGPIMGGTFGIVIKHNPLRNNGIKTEVVGLLMCVLCGLLFGFVAYPVLGKDVWPTFEMTSRGESRSLLIGLFIALPSGAGVALSILSNNTGSLIGVAISASLLPPAVNAGMLWATSIIKACQSAMDDALVNTTDDVFAMNDASDLAVAGTLSLTLTLLNIVCVFLMAVLVMKIKEVAPKTSTAATLQFWKNDIKVAREYYDVIGGNAERQNIGKKLFQDFQETMQKIDKAEGSAIDTLKGPKAASIARDFKVLLGELEREPPYQDFVQKLQDPQLNVSSQIPIAPSTPEWIGNIDWKSKQTPAGSQPVPKRNGALHRLISQETFMSPFNQPINTDEPVNDGLKGSYSKIAIDEPKDEPV; encoded by the exons ATGGCTGCTCATATGTTTATTATAAAGTTTCCCGTTGAAAACAATGGTAAACAGAAGGATAACAAagataaaacacaaaatggacAAGCAGAAAAAACGgatgaaaaaagttttgttgcTCATGATAATGTAACACAG attttaaaaactgTACTGCCCTCTATAGGAATCAAAAAGCAAGTGACAACAATCTCTGAAAACAAACTTTGGGTACAAATGACATTTATCTGTAGCACTGCAGAACTTACGGAGAAAGCTTTGAATTCTCTATCAGAACAGGGTATTGGAAAAAACTTCCAGTCTTCTCTCAG tGTTATTCCAGTTCCAATTCATATTGCTGACAACAGTGTAACAGGGTCTCAGGAAGACCTTACACACAAAAAAGATGAAACACAAAAAGATAAGAAAGTTAAAAACTTTGTCAAGTCAATTCGTTCCAGATTGATTGTGGCTCAG GTTGTGGAAGAAGTCAAAAGTTCATCAAATCTAACATTTGATTTTGTACTACTGATTATATTAGCAag TTTGATATCTGCGATTGGTTTGTCAGAGAATAGTTCTGTGATTTTGGTTGCAAGTATGTTAATATCTCCATTAATG GGGCCTATCATGGGAGGCACATTTGGTATTGTGATCAAACACAATCCATTACGCAATAACGGAATTAAAACTGAAGTTGTTGGTTTACTCATGTGTGTTTTATGCG gaCTGTTATTTGGTTTTGTGGCTTATCCGGTGTTAGGTAAAGACGTATGGCCAACTTTTGAGATGACAAGCAG aggtGAATCAAGGAGTCTTTTAATTGGTCTGTTTATAGCTTTACCATCTGGTGCTGGAGTGGCATTATCAATCTTAAGCAATAACACTGGCTCTCTGATTGGGGTTGCCATATCTGCCTCCTTACTGCCACCTGCTGTAAATGCA ggAATGTTGTGGGCAACATCTATAATCAAAGCATGTCAATCTGCAATGGATGATGCATTGGTCAACACTACGGACGATGTATTTGCAATGAACGATGCATCAGACCTGGCAGTGGCTGGTACACTCAGTTTAACACTTACACTTCTAaatattgtatgtgtttttctGATGGCCGTTTTAGTTATGAAG ATTAAAGAAGTGGCCCCTAAAACCAGTACCGCTGCCACACTTCAGTTTTGGAAGAATGACATTAAG GTTGCCAGGGAGTACTATGATGTCATTGGTGGAAATGCAGAGCGACAAAACATTGGAAAGAAGTTATTCCAAGATTTTCAAGAA ACTATGCAAAAAATAGACAAGGCTGAAGGATCCGCAATTGACACCCTAAAAGGTCCAAAAGCAGCCAGTATTGCAAGAGATTTTAAGGTGTTGCTTGGTGAACTAGAGAGGGAGCCACCTTATCAGGATTTTGTACAGAAGCTTCAGGATCCGCAGTTG AATGTATCCAGTCAGATTCCAATAGCACCAAGCACACCAGAATGGATAGGAAACATAGACTGGAAGTCAAAGCAAACCCCAGCAGGATCACAACCAGTGCCGAAGCGCAATGGAGCACTTCACCGACTTATTTCACAAGAAACATTTATGTCTCCTTTTAATCAACCAATTAACACAGATGAACCAGTGAATGATGGCTTAAAAGGGTCATATTCAAAAATTGCAATTGACGAACCCAAAGATGAACCAGTGTGA
- the LOC140062759 gene encoding ankyrin repeat domain-containing protein 66-like produces the protein MEVHEAASNGDSDQIEALMKTARYDVNLPDLEWDSRTPLHWAAIKGHAECTRVLLDNGADPRMATESGWTAAHFAAEIGKVGVLRVLQKFKAPMNMQDNSGDTPRDIAQLYGHYECVDYFDILEHEAVEKELQELEDERISNFEQMSKKKKGKKPNSASKTKISNSSENVL, from the exons ATGGAGGTGCACGAAGCTGCATCAAATGGGGATAGTGATCAAATTGAAGCATTAATGAAGACGGCTAGATACGATGTGAATCTACCAGATCTAGAATGGGATAGTCGTACACCTTTACATTGGGCAGCAATAAAAG GCCATGCTGAGTGTACAAGGGTGTTGTTGGACAATGGCGCTGATCCTCGAATGGCAACAGAGAGTGGTTGGACGGCTGCACACTTTGCGGCTGAGATTGGTAAAGTCGGCGTTCTTCGTGTCTTACAAAAGTTCAAAGCTCCGATGAACATGCAAGACAATTCTGGGGATACACCCAGAGACATCGCACAGTTGTACGGCCATTATGAATGTGttgattattttgatat attagaACATGAAGCGGTCGAGAAAGAGCTGCAAGAATTAGAAGATGAAAGAATTAGCAACTTTGAACAAAtgtcaaaaaagaaaaaaggaaagaaaCCAAATTCAGCATCAAAAACCAAAATTTCAAATAGTTcggaaaatgttttataa